A window of Lagenorhynchus albirostris chromosome 11, mLagAlb1.1, whole genome shotgun sequence contains these coding sequences:
- the NCAPH2 gene encoding condensin-2 complex subunit H2 isoform X4: MEDVEARFAHLLQPIRDLTKNWEVDVAAQLGEYLEELDQICISFDEGKTTMNFIEAALLIQGSACVYSKKVEYLYSLVYQALDFISGKKRAKQLSCEREDGPIGDAGSRAPQEVEYEFLSLDDLSDSRANVDLRSDQAPSETLIVPLLPMALVAPDEMEKCNNPLYSCRGEVLASRKDFRMNTCAPHPRGAFMLEPVGMSPTGALLPRNQKEASGRAEEQPVEVSVCRSPVPLLSASQEPGTTPEGPVPGGGGEEEDTEWAAEPPEASAPEVPMEPQEPRSPEQSAAQPRRCALREQREALEPASRLKETPDPWQGLDPFDSLDAKPFRKGRPYSVPPSVEEAPGQKRKRKGTVKLQDFHQWYLAAYADHADSRRPRRKGPSFADMEVLYWRHVRGQLDTLRKLQRREASTGHRLDPAGPLGGRRQCPSDALFAQAAERWLPRAQEEPWPAEEDRLEDSLEDLGAAAGDFLEPEEYAEPEGAEPGEDADLEAEAMPASLSYEELVRRNVELFIATSQKFVQETELSQRIRDWEDVIQPLLQEQEQHVPFDIHTYGDQVVSRFSQLNQWCPFAELVAGQPAFEVCRSMLASLQLANDYTVEITQQPGLEAAVDTMSLRLLTYQRAHKRFQTYAAPSMVQP, from the exons CTGGACCAGATCTGCATTTCTTTTGACGAAggcaaaaccacaatgaacttCATTGAGGCAGCACTGCTGATCCAGGGCTCCGCTTGTGTCTACAGTAAGAAG GTGGAATATCTCTACTCGCTGGTCTACCAGGCTCTCGATTTCATCTCTGGCAAGAA GCGGGCCAAGCAGCTCTCCTGTGAGCGGGAAGACGGGCCCATTGGGGATGCCGGCTCCAGGGCCCCCCAGGAAGTGGAGTATGAG TTCCTGTCGTTGGATGACCTCTCTGATTCCCGTGCTAACGTGGATCTGAGGAGTGACCAGGCCCCTAGT GAGACCCTCATCGTCCCCCTCCTGCCCATGGCCCTGGTAGCCCCTGATGAGATGGAGAAGTGTAATAACCCGCTGTACAG CTGCCGGGGGGAGGTCCTGGCCAGCCGGAAGGACTTCAGGATGAATACgtgcgccccccaccccagaggagCCTTCATGTTGGAGCCGGTGGGCATGTCCCCCACGGGGGCGCTGCTGCCGAGGAACCagaagg aggcctctgggagGGCTGAGGAGCAGCCAGTGGAAGTCTCTGTGTGCAGGAGTCCAGTCCCGCTGCTCAGCGCCTCCCAGGAGCCAG GCACCACTCCAGAAGGCCCAGTGCCCGGAGGTGGGGGTGAAGAAGAGGATACAGAGTGGGCAGCAGAGCCCCCCGAGGCCTCGGCCCCTGAGGTCCCGATGGAGCCGCAGGAGCCCAGGAGCCCAGAGCAG AGTGCGGCCCAGCCCAGGAGGTGTGCACTACGGGAGCAAAGGGAGGCCCTGGAGCCTGCGTCCCGGCTGAAG GAGACCCCAGACCCCTGGCAGGGCCTGGACCCCTTCGACTCCCTGGACGCTAAGCCCTTCAGGAAAG GTAGGCCCTACTCTGTGCCCCCCAGTGTGGAGGAGGCTCCAGGACAGAAGCGTAAGAGGAAGGGTACCGTCAAGCTGCAGGACTTCCACCAGTGGTACCTGGCTGCCT ATGCTGACCACGCTGACAGCAGGAGGCCCCGGCGAAAGGGCCCTTCCTTTGCAG ACATGGAGGTCCTGTACTGGAGGCACGTGAGGGGGCAGCTGGACACCCTCCGGAAGCTGCAGAGGAGGGAGGCAAGCACCGGCCACCGCCTGGACCCCGCTGGGCCCCTTGGTGGGAGACGGCAGTGCCCCTCAGATGCTCTCTTTGCGCAGGCGGCCGAGCGGTGGCTGCCGAGGGCTCAGGAGGAACCGTGGCCCGCGGAGGAGGACCGGCTGGAGGACTCCCTGGAGGACCTGGGAGCGGCAG CAGGTGACTTTCTAGAGCCCGAGGAGTACGCAGAGCCTGAGGGGGCCGAGCCTGGGGAAGACGCAGACCTGG AAGCGGAAGCCATGCCGGCCTCCCTAAGCTACGAGGAGCTGGTCCGAAGGAACGTG GAGCTCTTCATCGCCACCTCGCAGAAGTTCGTCCAGGAGACAGAGCTGAGCCAGCGCATCAGGGACTGGGAGGACGTCATCCAGCCCCTGCTCCAGGAGCAG GAGCAGCATGTGCCCTTTGACATCCACACTTACGGGGATCAGGTAGTCTCAAGGTTCAGCCAGCTCAACCAGTGGTGTCCCTTTGCGGAGTTGGTGGCTGGCCAGCCTGCCTTTGAGGTGTGTCGTTCCATGCTGGCCTCCCTGCAGCTG GCTAATGACTACACAGTGGAGATCACCCAGCAGCCGGGGCTGGAGGCGGCGGTGGATACCATGTCCCTGAGACTGCTCACGTACCAGCGGGCCCACAAGCGCTTCCAGACCTACGCTGCCCCCTCCATGGTCCAGCCCTGA
- the NCAPH2 gene encoding condensin-2 complex subunit H2 isoform X3 — MEDVEARFAHLLQPIRDLTKNWEVDVAAQLGEYLEELDQICISFDEGKTTMNFIEAALLIQGSACVYSKKVEYLYSLVYQALDFISGKKRAKQLSCEREDGPIGDAGSRAPQEVEYEFLSLDDLSDSRANVDLRSDQAPSETLIVPLLPMALVAPDEMEKCNNPLYSCRGEVLASRKDFRMNTCAPHPRGAFMLEPVGMSPTGALLPRNQKEASGRAEEQPVEVSVCRSPVPLLSASQEPEGPVPGGGGEEEDTEWAAEPPEASAPEVPMEPQEPRSPEQSAAQPRRCALREQREALEPASRLKVRAGGAWTPGREGMLEAPLQWLSFEQSSSPELDLSPAAPGHLPPYVSRLGGGCTSSTLLCLLVLCAQETPDPWQGLDPFDSLDAKPFRKGRPYSVPPSVEEAPGQKRKRKGTVKLQDFHQWYLAAYADHADSRRPRRKGPSFADMEVLYWRHVRGQLDTLRKLQRREASTGHRLDPAGPLGGRRQCPSDALFAQAAERWLPRAQEEPWPAEEDRLEDSLEDLGAAAGDFLEPEEYAEPEGAEPGEDADLEAEAMPASLSYEELVRRNVELFIATSQKFVQETELSQRIRDWEDVIQPLLQEQEQHVPFDIHTYGDQVVSRFSQLNQWCPFAELVAGQPAFEVCRSMLASLQLANDYTVEITQQPGLEAAVDTMSLRLLTYQRAHKRFQTYAAPSMVQP, encoded by the exons CTGGACCAGATCTGCATTTCTTTTGACGAAggcaaaaccacaatgaacttCATTGAGGCAGCACTGCTGATCCAGGGCTCCGCTTGTGTCTACAGTAAGAAG GTGGAATATCTCTACTCGCTGGTCTACCAGGCTCTCGATTTCATCTCTGGCAAGAA GCGGGCCAAGCAGCTCTCCTGTGAGCGGGAAGACGGGCCCATTGGGGATGCCGGCTCCAGGGCCCCCCAGGAAGTGGAGTATGAG TTCCTGTCGTTGGATGACCTCTCTGATTCCCGTGCTAACGTGGATCTGAGGAGTGACCAGGCCCCTAGT GAGACCCTCATCGTCCCCCTCCTGCCCATGGCCCTGGTAGCCCCTGATGAGATGGAGAAGTGTAATAACCCGCTGTACAG CTGCCGGGGGGAGGTCCTGGCCAGCCGGAAGGACTTCAGGATGAATACgtgcgccccccaccccagaggagCCTTCATGTTGGAGCCGGTGGGCATGTCCCCCACGGGGGCGCTGCTGCCGAGGAACCagaagg aggcctctgggagGGCTGAGGAGCAGCCAGTGGAAGTCTCTGTGTGCAGGAGTCCAGTCCCGCTGCTCAGCGCCTCCCAGGAGCCAG AAGGCCCAGTGCCCGGAGGTGGGGGTGAAGAAGAGGATACAGAGTGGGCAGCAGAGCCCCCCGAGGCCTCGGCCCCTGAGGTCCCGATGGAGCCGCAGGAGCCCAGGAGCCCAGAGCAG AGTGCGGCCCAGCCCAGGAGGTGTGCACTACGGGAGCAAAGGGAGGCCCTGGAGCCTGCGTCCCGGCTGAAGGTGAGGGCTGGTGGGGCCTGGACCCCCGGCAGGGAGGGTATGCTTGAGGCCCCTCTGCAGTGGCTGTCTTTCGAGCAATCTTCTTCCCCAGAATTGGACCTCTCTCCTGCAGCCCCAGGGCACCTCCCTCCCTATGTCTCTCGACTGGGGGGAGGGTGCACGTCCTCCACTCTCCTGTGTCTGCTTGTGCTCTGTGCTCAGGAGACCCCAGACCCCTGGCAGGGCCTGGACCCCTTCGACTCCCTGGACGCTAAGCCCTTCAGGAAAG GTAGGCCCTACTCTGTGCCCCCCAGTGTGGAGGAGGCTCCAGGACAGAAGCGTAAGAGGAAGGGTACCGTCAAGCTGCAGGACTTCCACCAGTGGTACCTGGCTGCCT ATGCTGACCACGCTGACAGCAGGAGGCCCCGGCGAAAGGGCCCTTCCTTTGCAG ACATGGAGGTCCTGTACTGGAGGCACGTGAGGGGGCAGCTGGACACCCTCCGGAAGCTGCAGAGGAGGGAGGCAAGCACCGGCCACCGCCTGGACCCCGCTGGGCCCCTTGGTGGGAGACGGCAGTGCCCCTCAGATGCTCTCTTTGCGCAGGCGGCCGAGCGGTGGCTGCCGAGGGCTCAGGAGGAACCGTGGCCCGCGGAGGAGGACCGGCTGGAGGACTCCCTGGAGGACCTGGGAGCGGCAG CAGGTGACTTTCTAGAGCCCGAGGAGTACGCAGAGCCTGAGGGGGCCGAGCCTGGGGAAGACGCAGACCTGG AAGCGGAAGCCATGCCGGCCTCCCTAAGCTACGAGGAGCTGGTCCGAAGGAACGTG GAGCTCTTCATCGCCACCTCGCAGAAGTTCGTCCAGGAGACAGAGCTGAGCCAGCGCATCAGGGACTGGGAGGACGTCATCCAGCCCCTGCTCCAGGAGCAG GAGCAGCATGTGCCCTTTGACATCCACACTTACGGGGATCAGGTAGTCTCAAGGTTCAGCCAGCTCAACCAGTGGTGTCCCTTTGCGGAGTTGGTGGCTGGCCAGCCTGCCTTTGAGGTGTGTCGTTCCATGCTGGCCTCCCTGCAGCTG GCTAATGACTACACAGTGGAGATCACCCAGCAGCCGGGGCTGGAGGCGGCGGTGGATACCATGTCCCTGAGACTGCTCACGTACCAGCGGGCCCACAAGCGCTTCCAGACCTACGCTGCCCCCTCCATGGTCCAGCCCTGA
- the NCAPH2 gene encoding condensin-2 complex subunit H2 isoform X2 yields MEDVEARFAHLLQPIRDLTKNWEVDVAAQLGEYLEELDQICISFDEGKTTMNFIEAALLIQGSACVYSKKVEYLYSLVYQALDFISGKKRAKQLSCEREDGPIGDAGSRAPQEVEYEFLSLDDLSDSRANVDLRSDQAPSETLIVPLLPMALVAPDEMEKCNNPLYSCRGEVLASRKDFRMNTCAPHPRGAFMLEPVGMSPTGALLPRNQKEASGRAEEQPVEVSVCRSPVPLLSASQEPGTTPEGPVPGGGGEEEDTEWAAEPPEASAPEVPMEPQEPRSPEQSAAQPRRCALREQREALEPASRLKVRAGGAWTPGREGMLEAPLQWLSFEQSSSPELDLSPAAPGHLPPYVSRLGGGCTSSTLLCLLVLCAQETPDPWQGLDPFDSLDAKPFRKGRPYSVPPSVEEAPGQKRKRKGTVKLQDFHQWYLAAYADHADSRRPRRKGPSFADMEVLYWRHVRGQLDTLRKLQRREASTGHRLDPAGPLGGRRQCPSDALFAQAAERWLPRAQEEPWPAEEDRLEDSLEDLGAAGDFLEPEEYAEPEGAEPGEDADLEAEAMPASLSYEELVRRNVELFIATSQKFVQETELSQRIRDWEDVIQPLLQEQEQHVPFDIHTYGDQVVSRFSQLNQWCPFAELVAGQPAFEVCRSMLASLQLANDYTVEITQQPGLEAAVDTMSLRLLTYQRAHKRFQTYAAPSMVQP; encoded by the exons CTGGACCAGATCTGCATTTCTTTTGACGAAggcaaaaccacaatgaacttCATTGAGGCAGCACTGCTGATCCAGGGCTCCGCTTGTGTCTACAGTAAGAAG GTGGAATATCTCTACTCGCTGGTCTACCAGGCTCTCGATTTCATCTCTGGCAAGAA GCGGGCCAAGCAGCTCTCCTGTGAGCGGGAAGACGGGCCCATTGGGGATGCCGGCTCCAGGGCCCCCCAGGAAGTGGAGTATGAG TTCCTGTCGTTGGATGACCTCTCTGATTCCCGTGCTAACGTGGATCTGAGGAGTGACCAGGCCCCTAGT GAGACCCTCATCGTCCCCCTCCTGCCCATGGCCCTGGTAGCCCCTGATGAGATGGAGAAGTGTAATAACCCGCTGTACAG CTGCCGGGGGGAGGTCCTGGCCAGCCGGAAGGACTTCAGGATGAATACgtgcgccccccaccccagaggagCCTTCATGTTGGAGCCGGTGGGCATGTCCCCCACGGGGGCGCTGCTGCCGAGGAACCagaagg aggcctctgggagGGCTGAGGAGCAGCCAGTGGAAGTCTCTGTGTGCAGGAGTCCAGTCCCGCTGCTCAGCGCCTCCCAGGAGCCAG GCACCACTCCAGAAGGCCCAGTGCCCGGAGGTGGGGGTGAAGAAGAGGATACAGAGTGGGCAGCAGAGCCCCCCGAGGCCTCGGCCCCTGAGGTCCCGATGGAGCCGCAGGAGCCCAGGAGCCCAGAGCAG AGTGCGGCCCAGCCCAGGAGGTGTGCACTACGGGAGCAAAGGGAGGCCCTGGAGCCTGCGTCCCGGCTGAAGGTGAGGGCTGGTGGGGCCTGGACCCCCGGCAGGGAGGGTATGCTTGAGGCCCCTCTGCAGTGGCTGTCTTTCGAGCAATCTTCTTCCCCAGAATTGGACCTCTCTCCTGCAGCCCCAGGGCACCTCCCTCCCTATGTCTCTCGACTGGGGGGAGGGTGCACGTCCTCCACTCTCCTGTGTCTGCTTGTGCTCTGTGCTCAGGAGACCCCAGACCCCTGGCAGGGCCTGGACCCCTTCGACTCCCTGGACGCTAAGCCCTTCAGGAAAG GTAGGCCCTACTCTGTGCCCCCCAGTGTGGAGGAGGCTCCAGGACAGAAGCGTAAGAGGAAGGGTACCGTCAAGCTGCAGGACTTCCACCAGTGGTACCTGGCTGCCT ATGCTGACCACGCTGACAGCAGGAGGCCCCGGCGAAAGGGCCCTTCCTTTGCAG ACATGGAGGTCCTGTACTGGAGGCACGTGAGGGGGCAGCTGGACACCCTCCGGAAGCTGCAGAGGAGGGAGGCAAGCACCGGCCACCGCCTGGACCCCGCTGGGCCCCTTGGTGGGAGACGGCAGTGCCCCTCAGATGCTCTCTTTGCGCAGGCGGCCGAGCGGTGGCTGCCGAGGGCTCAGGAGGAACCGTGGCCCGCGGAGGAGGACCGGCTGGAGGACTCCCTGGAGGACCTGGGAGCGGCAG GTGACTTTCTAGAGCCCGAGGAGTACGCAGAGCCTGAGGGGGCCGAGCCTGGGGAAGACGCAGACCTGG AAGCGGAAGCCATGCCGGCCTCCCTAAGCTACGAGGAGCTGGTCCGAAGGAACGTG GAGCTCTTCATCGCCACCTCGCAGAAGTTCGTCCAGGAGACAGAGCTGAGCCAGCGCATCAGGGACTGGGAGGACGTCATCCAGCCCCTGCTCCAGGAGCAG GAGCAGCATGTGCCCTTTGACATCCACACTTACGGGGATCAGGTAGTCTCAAGGTTCAGCCAGCTCAACCAGTGGTGTCCCTTTGCGGAGTTGGTGGCTGGCCAGCCTGCCTTTGAGGTGTGTCGTTCCATGCTGGCCTCCCTGCAGCTG GCTAATGACTACACAGTGGAGATCACCCAGCAGCCGGGGCTGGAGGCGGCGGTGGATACCATGTCCCTGAGACTGCTCACGTACCAGCGGGCCCACAAGCGCTTCCAGACCTACGCTGCCCCCTCCATGGTCCAGCCCTGA
- the NCAPH2 gene encoding condensin-2 complex subunit H2 isoform X1, whose amino-acid sequence MEDVEARFAHLLQPIRDLTKNWEVDVAAQLGEYLEELDQICISFDEGKTTMNFIEAALLIQGSACVYSKKVEYLYSLVYQALDFISGKKRAKQLSCEREDGPIGDAGSRAPQEVEYEFLSLDDLSDSRANVDLRSDQAPSETLIVPLLPMALVAPDEMEKCNNPLYSCRGEVLASRKDFRMNTCAPHPRGAFMLEPVGMSPTGALLPRNQKEASGRAEEQPVEVSVCRSPVPLLSASQEPGTTPEGPVPGGGGEEEDTEWAAEPPEASAPEVPMEPQEPRSPEQSAAQPRRCALREQREALEPASRLKVRAGGAWTPGREGMLEAPLQWLSFEQSSSPELDLSPAAPGHLPPYVSRLGGGCTSSTLLCLLVLCAQETPDPWQGLDPFDSLDAKPFRKGRPYSVPPSVEEAPGQKRKRKGTVKLQDFHQWYLAAYADHADSRRPRRKGPSFADMEVLYWRHVRGQLDTLRKLQRREASTGHRLDPAGPLGGRRQCPSDALFAQAAERWLPRAQEEPWPAEEDRLEDSLEDLGAAAGDFLEPEEYAEPEGAEPGEDADLEAEAMPASLSYEELVRRNVELFIATSQKFVQETELSQRIRDWEDVIQPLLQEQEQHVPFDIHTYGDQVVSRFSQLNQWCPFAELVAGQPAFEVCRSMLASLQLANDYTVEITQQPGLEAAVDTMSLRLLTYQRAHKRFQTYAAPSMVQP is encoded by the exons CTGGACCAGATCTGCATTTCTTTTGACGAAggcaaaaccacaatgaacttCATTGAGGCAGCACTGCTGATCCAGGGCTCCGCTTGTGTCTACAGTAAGAAG GTGGAATATCTCTACTCGCTGGTCTACCAGGCTCTCGATTTCATCTCTGGCAAGAA GCGGGCCAAGCAGCTCTCCTGTGAGCGGGAAGACGGGCCCATTGGGGATGCCGGCTCCAGGGCCCCCCAGGAAGTGGAGTATGAG TTCCTGTCGTTGGATGACCTCTCTGATTCCCGTGCTAACGTGGATCTGAGGAGTGACCAGGCCCCTAGT GAGACCCTCATCGTCCCCCTCCTGCCCATGGCCCTGGTAGCCCCTGATGAGATGGAGAAGTGTAATAACCCGCTGTACAG CTGCCGGGGGGAGGTCCTGGCCAGCCGGAAGGACTTCAGGATGAATACgtgcgccccccaccccagaggagCCTTCATGTTGGAGCCGGTGGGCATGTCCCCCACGGGGGCGCTGCTGCCGAGGAACCagaagg aggcctctgggagGGCTGAGGAGCAGCCAGTGGAAGTCTCTGTGTGCAGGAGTCCAGTCCCGCTGCTCAGCGCCTCCCAGGAGCCAG GCACCACTCCAGAAGGCCCAGTGCCCGGAGGTGGGGGTGAAGAAGAGGATACAGAGTGGGCAGCAGAGCCCCCCGAGGCCTCGGCCCCTGAGGTCCCGATGGAGCCGCAGGAGCCCAGGAGCCCAGAGCAG AGTGCGGCCCAGCCCAGGAGGTGTGCACTACGGGAGCAAAGGGAGGCCCTGGAGCCTGCGTCCCGGCTGAAGGTGAGGGCTGGTGGGGCCTGGACCCCCGGCAGGGAGGGTATGCTTGAGGCCCCTCTGCAGTGGCTGTCTTTCGAGCAATCTTCTTCCCCAGAATTGGACCTCTCTCCTGCAGCCCCAGGGCACCTCCCTCCCTATGTCTCTCGACTGGGGGGAGGGTGCACGTCCTCCACTCTCCTGTGTCTGCTTGTGCTCTGTGCTCAGGAGACCCCAGACCCCTGGCAGGGCCTGGACCCCTTCGACTCCCTGGACGCTAAGCCCTTCAGGAAAG GTAGGCCCTACTCTGTGCCCCCCAGTGTGGAGGAGGCTCCAGGACAGAAGCGTAAGAGGAAGGGTACCGTCAAGCTGCAGGACTTCCACCAGTGGTACCTGGCTGCCT ATGCTGACCACGCTGACAGCAGGAGGCCCCGGCGAAAGGGCCCTTCCTTTGCAG ACATGGAGGTCCTGTACTGGAGGCACGTGAGGGGGCAGCTGGACACCCTCCGGAAGCTGCAGAGGAGGGAGGCAAGCACCGGCCACCGCCTGGACCCCGCTGGGCCCCTTGGTGGGAGACGGCAGTGCCCCTCAGATGCTCTCTTTGCGCAGGCGGCCGAGCGGTGGCTGCCGAGGGCTCAGGAGGAACCGTGGCCCGCGGAGGAGGACCGGCTGGAGGACTCCCTGGAGGACCTGGGAGCGGCAG CAGGTGACTTTCTAGAGCCCGAGGAGTACGCAGAGCCTGAGGGGGCCGAGCCTGGGGAAGACGCAGACCTGG AAGCGGAAGCCATGCCGGCCTCCCTAAGCTACGAGGAGCTGGTCCGAAGGAACGTG GAGCTCTTCATCGCCACCTCGCAGAAGTTCGTCCAGGAGACAGAGCTGAGCCAGCGCATCAGGGACTGGGAGGACGTCATCCAGCCCCTGCTCCAGGAGCAG GAGCAGCATGTGCCCTTTGACATCCACACTTACGGGGATCAGGTAGTCTCAAGGTTCAGCCAGCTCAACCAGTGGTGTCCCTTTGCGGAGTTGGTGGCTGGCCAGCCTGCCTTTGAGGTGTGTCGTTCCATGCTGGCCTCCCTGCAGCTG GCTAATGACTACACAGTGGAGATCACCCAGCAGCCGGGGCTGGAGGCGGCGGTGGATACCATGTCCCTGAGACTGCTCACGTACCAGCGGGCCCACAAGCGCTTCCAGACCTACGCTGCCCCCTCCATGGTCCAGCCCTGA
- the NCAPH2 gene encoding condensin-2 complex subunit H2 isoform X10, with protein MEDVEARFAHLLQPIRDLTKNWEVDVAAQLGEYLEELDQICISFDEGKTTMNFIEAALLIQGSACVYSKKVEYLYSLVYQALDFISGKKRAKQLSCEREDGPIGDAGSRAPQEVEYEFLSLDDLSDSRANVDLRSDQAPSETLIVPLLPMALVAPDEMEKCNNPLYSCRGEVLASRKDFRMNTCAPHPRGAFMLEPVGMSPTGALLPRNQKEASGRAEEQPVEVSVCRSPVPLLSASQEPGTTPEGPVPGGGGEEEDTEWAAEPPEASAPEVPMEPQEPRSPEQSAAQPRRCALREQREALEPASRLKETPDPWQGLDPFDSLDAKPFRKGRPYSVPPSVEEAPGQKRKRKGTVKLQDFHQWYLAAYADHADSRRPRRKGPSFADMEVLYWRHVRGQLDTLRKLQRREASTGHRLDPAGPLGGRRQCPSDALFAQAAERWLPRAQEEPWPAEEDRLEDSLEDLGAAGDFLEPEEYAEPEGAEPGEDADLEAEAMPASLSYEELVRRNVELFIATSQKFVQETELSQRIRDWEDVIQPLLQEQEQHVPFDIHTYGDQVVSRFSQLNQWCPFAELVAGQPAFEVCRSMLASLQLANDYTVEITQQPGLEAAVDTMSLRLLTYQRAHKRFQTYAAPSMVQP; from the exons CTGGACCAGATCTGCATTTCTTTTGACGAAggcaaaaccacaatgaacttCATTGAGGCAGCACTGCTGATCCAGGGCTCCGCTTGTGTCTACAGTAAGAAG GTGGAATATCTCTACTCGCTGGTCTACCAGGCTCTCGATTTCATCTCTGGCAAGAA GCGGGCCAAGCAGCTCTCCTGTGAGCGGGAAGACGGGCCCATTGGGGATGCCGGCTCCAGGGCCCCCCAGGAAGTGGAGTATGAG TTCCTGTCGTTGGATGACCTCTCTGATTCCCGTGCTAACGTGGATCTGAGGAGTGACCAGGCCCCTAGT GAGACCCTCATCGTCCCCCTCCTGCCCATGGCCCTGGTAGCCCCTGATGAGATGGAGAAGTGTAATAACCCGCTGTACAG CTGCCGGGGGGAGGTCCTGGCCAGCCGGAAGGACTTCAGGATGAATACgtgcgccccccaccccagaggagCCTTCATGTTGGAGCCGGTGGGCATGTCCCCCACGGGGGCGCTGCTGCCGAGGAACCagaagg aggcctctgggagGGCTGAGGAGCAGCCAGTGGAAGTCTCTGTGTGCAGGAGTCCAGTCCCGCTGCTCAGCGCCTCCCAGGAGCCAG GCACCACTCCAGAAGGCCCAGTGCCCGGAGGTGGGGGTGAAGAAGAGGATACAGAGTGGGCAGCAGAGCCCCCCGAGGCCTCGGCCCCTGAGGTCCCGATGGAGCCGCAGGAGCCCAGGAGCCCAGAGCAG AGTGCGGCCCAGCCCAGGAGGTGTGCACTACGGGAGCAAAGGGAGGCCCTGGAGCCTGCGTCCCGGCTGAAG GAGACCCCAGACCCCTGGCAGGGCCTGGACCCCTTCGACTCCCTGGACGCTAAGCCCTTCAGGAAAG GTAGGCCCTACTCTGTGCCCCCCAGTGTGGAGGAGGCTCCAGGACAGAAGCGTAAGAGGAAGGGTACCGTCAAGCTGCAGGACTTCCACCAGTGGTACCTGGCTGCCT ATGCTGACCACGCTGACAGCAGGAGGCCCCGGCGAAAGGGCCCTTCCTTTGCAG ACATGGAGGTCCTGTACTGGAGGCACGTGAGGGGGCAGCTGGACACCCTCCGGAAGCTGCAGAGGAGGGAGGCAAGCACCGGCCACCGCCTGGACCCCGCTGGGCCCCTTGGTGGGAGACGGCAGTGCCCCTCAGATGCTCTCTTTGCGCAGGCGGCCGAGCGGTGGCTGCCGAGGGCTCAGGAGGAACCGTGGCCCGCGGAGGAGGACCGGCTGGAGGACTCCCTGGAGGACCTGGGAGCGGCAG GTGACTTTCTAGAGCCCGAGGAGTACGCAGAGCCTGAGGGGGCCGAGCCTGGGGAAGACGCAGACCTGG AAGCGGAAGCCATGCCGGCCTCCCTAAGCTACGAGGAGCTGGTCCGAAGGAACGTG GAGCTCTTCATCGCCACCTCGCAGAAGTTCGTCCAGGAGACAGAGCTGAGCCAGCGCATCAGGGACTGGGAGGACGTCATCCAGCCCCTGCTCCAGGAGCAG GAGCAGCATGTGCCCTTTGACATCCACACTTACGGGGATCAGGTAGTCTCAAGGTTCAGCCAGCTCAACCAGTGGTGTCCCTTTGCGGAGTTGGTGGCTGGCCAGCCTGCCTTTGAGGTGTGTCGTTCCATGCTGGCCTCCCTGCAGCTG GCTAATGACTACACAGTGGAGATCACCCAGCAGCCGGGGCTGGAGGCGGCGGTGGATACCATGTCCCTGAGACTGCTCACGTACCAGCGGGCCCACAAGCGCTTCCAGACCTACGCTGCCCCCTCCATGGTCCAGCCCTGA